The Petrotoga mexicana DSM 14811 genome has a window encoding:
- a CDS encoding TIM barrel protein gives MELIEIKEKIKNFKVEVPSWGFGKSGTRFHAFHIPGEARNVYEKIDDAAFVNKITDAVSAVAIHIPWDKVEDYKVLKEYAEEKGVKIGAVNPNYFEDEDYLFGSLSNSNLKIRQKAIDQTFECIEIMKQTNSKILSMWIPDGSNYPGQIDFNKSFELLEDSLKQITKHLEKDMTMLLEYKFFEPAFYSTLLFDWGTSYMLSKELGENVKVLVDLGHHPQGTNIEFIVSLLSQKNKLGGFHFNSRKYADDDLTVGSLNPYELFLIFVELNKFFDLSAESQNQKISLVLDQSHNVKPKILAVVQSLNNLQITYAKSLLVDYEKLKQAQENHDVVASEETLKEAYETDVREILREVRKEKGLPEDTIKYVKECDEYWKMVRERESAY, from the coding sequence ATGGAGTTAATTGAGATAAAAGAAAAAATAAAAAATTTTAAAGTAGAAGTCCCCTCATGGGGGTTTGGAAAATCTGGAACAAGATTTCATGCTTTTCATATTCCTGGTGAAGCCAGAAATGTTTATGAAAAAATTGATGACGCTGCATTTGTAAACAAAATAACCGATGCTGTATCTGCTGTTGCAATACATATACCGTGGGACAAAGTTGAAGATTATAAGGTTTTAAAAGAGTACGCAGAAGAAAAAGGGGTAAAAATAGGTGCAGTAAATCCAAATTATTTTGAAGACGAAGACTACCTATTTGGTTCACTAAGTAATTCTAACTTAAAAATAAGGCAAAAAGCTATTGATCAAACCTTTGAATGTATAGAAATAATGAAACAAACAAATTCAAAAATTTTATCCATGTGGATCCCAGATGGTTCTAATTATCCTGGACAGATTGATTTCAATAAATCTTTTGAATTACTGGAAGATTCATTAAAACAAATTACAAAACATTTAGAAAAAGATATGACTATGCTTTTAGAATATAAATTCTTTGAACCTGCCTTTTATTCAACACTACTATTCGATTGGGGAACTTCATATATGTTGTCGAAAGAATTAGGTGAAAATGTGAAGGTACTTGTTGATTTAGGCCATCATCCCCAAGGAACGAACATTGAATTTATAGTTTCTTTGTTATCTCAAAAAAATAAGTTAGGTGGATTTCACTTCAATTCAAGAAAATACGCAGATGATGATTTAACTGTTGGTTCTCTCAATCCATATGAATTATTTCTAATCTTCGTTGAGCTCAACAAATTTTTTGATCTTTCTGCAGAAAGTCAAAACCAAAAAATCAGCTTGGTATTAGATCAAAGTCACAATGTAAAACCAAAAATCCTTGCTGTGGTACAGTCCTTAAATAATCTACAAATCACCTATGCAAAGTCTCTACTAGTGGATTATGAAAAATTGAAACAAGCTCAAGAAAATCATGACGTTGTAGCGTCAGAAGAGACTTTAAAAGAAGCCTATGAAACAGATGTAAGGGAAATCTTAAGGGAGGTGAGAAAAGAAAAAGGATTACCTGAGGATACAATAAAATACGTAAAGGAGTGTGATGAGTACTGGAAAATGGTAAGGGAAAGAGAATCGGCATATTAA
- a CDS encoding DeoR/GlpR family DNA-binding transcription regulator, with product MTKVMRQDKILEILEREKSVNIEDLAEELDVSMVTLRRDISELYKKGLIEKFYGGIRIKKNSLSEARFFERMKLNQDKKEKIAELALKFINRDSTLFLDASSTSYILAQKIAQKKEFLNIVTNNLYTALALSENPTHNVVVAGGTLDNKNGVTTGVIPENMMKEIRVEKAFFSCSAFSFEEGAFEHLPQSASIKKIVGENCNEIYMLVDSSKFGKKSIMKTFEIEEIDKFITDTYNENLYKIFADRFVY from the coding sequence ATGACAAAAGTTATGAGGCAGGATAAAATTTTAGAAATTTTAGAGAGAGAAAAATCTGTTAATATAGAAGATTTGGCGGAAGAGTTGGATGTATCTATGGTAACTTTGAGAAGAGATATTTCAGAGCTTTATAAAAAAGGACTAATTGAGAAATTCTACGGAGGCATAAGAATCAAGAAAAATAGTTTATCCGAAGCTCGATTTTTTGAGAGAATGAAGCTTAATCAGGATAAAAAGGAAAAGATTGCTGAGTTAGCTTTAAAATTCATAAATCGAGATTCAACATTGTTTTTGGATGCTAGTAGTACTTCTTATATTTTAGCTCAGAAGATAGCTCAAAAAAAAGAGTTTTTAAACATTGTGACTAATAATCTGTACACCGCATTGGCACTCAGTGAGAATCCTACTCACAATGTTGTAGTTGCGGGTGGAACTTTAGATAACAAAAATGGTGTAACTACTGGTGTTATCCCCGAGAATATGATGAAAGAAATCCGTGTAGAAAAAGCCTTTTTTTCTTGTAGCGCTTTTTCTTTTGAAGAAGGCGCATTTGAGCATCTTCCACAAAGTGCAAGTATCAAAAAGATTGTGGGAGAAAATTGTAATGAAATATATATGCTTGTCGATAGTTCTAAGTTTGGTAAAAAATCAATAATGAAAACATTTGAAATAGAAGAAATAGATAAATTTATCACTGACACTTATAACGAGAATTTATACAAAATCTTTGCAGATAGGTTTGTTTATTAA
- a CDS encoding electron transfer flavoprotein subunit beta/FixA family protein, producing MEICVLVKQVPSTDKVQIDEETGTMIRSELESELNPLDMYAVEEAVRIKENTPQTKITVVTMGPSSAEYALKEAISMGCDEGVLLTDRKFAGADTLATAYTLTQYLKDKQYDIIFAGERATDGETGQVGPSVGTQLDIPILTYVNKIINITNDTITVQRAVEGGNEIIQTQLPALITVVKEINEPRLPNLENKLKAKKSIIKIVSNQELKIEEEKLGLKGSPTRVVKVFYPKISRNGEKVVVKTPQEALEKITSFLKEKGVIS from the coding sequence ATGGAAATATGTGTATTAGTCAAACAAGTACCTTCCACTGACAAGGTACAGATAGATGAGGAAACTGGCACAATGATAAGAAGTGAATTGGAATCCGAACTCAACCCATTGGACATGTATGCAGTCGAAGAAGCGGTAAGAATTAAAGAAAATACACCACAAACTAAAATAACGGTTGTGACGATGGGGCCTTCTTCAGCAGAATACGCACTAAAAGAAGCAATATCAATGGGATGTGATGAAGGAGTATTGTTAACTGATAGAAAGTTTGCAGGTGCGGACACCTTAGCAACCGCTTATACGTTGACTCAATATTTAAAAGACAAGCAATACGATATAATATTCGCCGGTGAAAGGGCAACAGACGGAGAAACAGGTCAAGTAGGACCATCCGTTGGAACACAGTTAGATATCCCTATACTAACCTATGTCAACAAGATAATTAACATTACAAACGATACGATAACCGTTCAAAGGGCTGTAGAAGGTGGAAACGAAATCATCCAAACTCAGTTACCGGCTTTAATAACAGTTGTGAAAGAGATAAACGAACCAAGATTACCAAATTTAGAAAACAAACTAAAAGCTAAAAAAAGTATTATAAAAATAGTGAGCAATCAAGAGTTAAAAATAGAGGAAGAAAAGTTAGGACTTAAAGGATCTCCAACAAGGGTTGTAAAGGTATTCTATCCAAAGATATCAAGAAATGGTGAAAAAGTAGTAGTAAAAACTCCACAAGAAGCCCTAGAAAAAATAACAAGCTTTCTAAAAGAAAAAGGCGTGATATCATGA
- a CDS encoding electron transfer flavoprotein subunit alpha/FixB family protein yields the protein MNQEYKGVWTIAEVNDGKIETVSYELLSWGKDLATKLNVELSSVVISNKAENLDSLIQHGADNVYYVEDEKLEHFYPDVHTNILKKMVEDFKPEIILASATTKGRTLMPALAAKLNTGLTADCTDFEIEEKTRSLIQIRPAIGGNVMAKIKTITKPQMATVRPKSKLPLAKDENRKGKITKIKYDEELYQSKYRWIEFKKDKTSVQPLQQADVIVAGGKGLKKSENFKYLQNLSKKLKGAVGATRAVVDMGWIDYSHQVGLSGKTVSPKLYIAIGISGAVQHLAGMSSSKYIIAINKDPEAPIFKVSDLGIVCDALDILPLLEKEIKSGDKND from the coding sequence ATGAATCAAGAATACAAAGGCGTATGGACGATAGCGGAGGTAAATGATGGAAAAATAGAAACGGTATCGTACGAACTGCTTTCATGGGGAAAGGACTTAGCCACAAAATTGAACGTTGAACTATCAAGTGTAGTAATATCAAACAAAGCGGAAAATTTGGATAGCCTTATTCAACATGGGGCTGACAACGTGTACTATGTTGAAGATGAAAAACTAGAACATTTTTATCCAGATGTACACACAAACATACTTAAAAAAATGGTAGAAGATTTTAAACCTGAAATAATACTAGCATCTGCAACTACAAAGGGAAGAACTCTCATGCCTGCTCTTGCTGCAAAATTAAACACTGGCTTAACAGCAGATTGTACAGATTTTGAAATAGAAGAAAAAACAAGATCACTGATACAAATAAGGCCTGCTATAGGTGGAAACGTGATGGCAAAGATAAAAACAATAACAAAACCACAGATGGCTACGGTAAGACCTAAATCAAAACTGCCTTTAGCTAAAGACGAAAACAGGAAAGGGAAAATAACAAAAATAAAATACGATGAAGAACTCTATCAATCAAAATATAGATGGATAGAATTTAAAAAAGACAAAACCAGCGTACAACCACTTCAGCAAGCTGATGTAATCGTAGCTGGGGGTAAAGGGTTAAAAAAATCCGAGAACTTCAAATACTTACAAAATCTATCAAAAAAATTAAAAGGTGCAGTCGGTGCGACAAGGGCGGTAGTAGATATGGGGTGGATAGACTACTCCCACCAAGTGGGACTTTCCGGAAAAACCGTTAGCCCAAAACTGTACATAGCGATTGGAATATCCGGTGCGGTGCAACACTTAGCTGGAATGTCGTCATCTAAATATATTATAGCGATAAACAAGGATCCAGAAGCACCGATTTTCAAGGTATCTGATC
- a CDS encoding alpha-L-rhamnosidase, with protein MKIDVRNMYTTYAINPLALKDTRPRLSWVVETSERRKKQSAYRVLVSSSQQLIEQDEGNIWDTHKIESEDNYCYYSGEELESFKRYYWKVKIWDEKGEESNWSKVSFFETGPLNKSDWKAKWITKKDLKTFYSAGDFSTEKFKHYHAGYFRKTFEIKNEVQSARAYISGLGVYELYLNGEKVGNNVLDPGQSEYSKEALFNVYDITSFLKRQNCIGVILGNGRHLEQFGYSKPKLITQILIEYVNGEKEYILSDESWGSSHGPLQENGIYYGEKYDGTLEMPGWCTYQFDASNWEEVEVTEGPNLRYQNMPPIRVTKILKPIKMYTLKPGVFVYDFGQNFTGWVKINVSGPKGTQLKLRHSELVNEDGSLKTNTLRKAEATDIYILKGEGKESYEPRFTYHGFRYVEVSGSPFVPTIENIEGRFIHSDVEKVGDFYCSNELINKIHKNILWGQLSNLHSIPTDCPQRDERFGWMGDAQLSAEEAIYNFDMSLFYENYLQEIKLSQKEDGSISDVVPAYIKLYPADPAWGTAYITIAWYLYKYYKNEKVLSDHYESMKKYVELLHKSSENNLLKKLGKFGDWCPPGAISPKKTTVEFTSTWYYYNDVYLFSKIAEVLGKEKDAQHYFELSKNIKKSFNDYFLKDYGYESRMFGPVDRLISQTSQILPLYYNMVPNDKKEFILEKLINNIVEHQDSHLDTGIVGTRYLFDVLSENGYSDLAFRIATQESYPSWGYMIKEGATTVWERWEKLEAGGMNSQNHIMLGSVDTFFYKYLAGISLEKDGWKKARIKPHLVGEEKFASAKIKTIIGEFQVSWEKGENLFKLSVVIPFGTEADLFIPKLWNEFNLKEERELLFDNEQIKDFKERNNIKLKEYNEENVILNLGSGQYYFELEKK; from the coding sequence ATGAAAATTGATGTTAGAAATATGTATACAACATACGCTATAAATCCGTTAGCCTTAAAAGATACAAGGCCCAGGCTGTCGTGGGTAGTTGAAACCAGTGAAAGGAGAAAAAAACAAAGTGCCTATCGAGTTTTAGTATCATCATCTCAACAACTCATTGAACAAGATGAAGGAAATATATGGGATACTCATAAAATCGAAAGTGAAGATAATTACTGCTACTATAGCGGTGAAGAATTGGAAAGTTTCAAAAGGTATTACTGGAAAGTTAAAATATGGGATGAAAAAGGAGAGGAAAGCAATTGGAGTAAAGTATCTTTTTTTGAAACAGGACCTTTGAACAAAAGTGATTGGAAAGCAAAATGGATTACAAAAAAAGATTTAAAAACCTTCTATTCTGCAGGTGATTTTAGCACAGAAAAATTCAAACATTACCATGCTGGGTATTTTAGAAAAACATTTGAAATTAAAAATGAGGTACAGAGTGCTAGAGCATATATTAGCGGGCTAGGGGTCTATGAACTTTATCTAAATGGAGAAAAAGTAGGAAATAATGTTCTTGACCCTGGACAATCAGAATATTCCAAAGAAGCTTTGTTTAATGTTTACGATATTACTTCCTTTCTTAAAAGGCAGAATTGTATAGGAGTGATTTTAGGTAACGGAAGACATTTGGAACAATTTGGATATTCGAAACCAAAACTTATAACTCAAATATTGATCGAATACGTAAATGGAGAAAAAGAATATATATTAAGTGATGAAAGTTGGGGTTCATCTCATGGACCATTACAGGAAAATGGAATATATTACGGTGAAAAATACGACGGAACATTAGAAATGCCAGGTTGGTGCACTTACCAGTTTGATGCTTCAAATTGGGAAGAAGTAGAAGTTACAGAAGGCCCAAATTTGAGATACCAAAATATGCCACCAATTAGAGTCACAAAAATTCTCAAACCCATAAAAATGTACACCTTAAAACCAGGTGTATTCGTATATGATTTTGGTCAGAACTTTACGGGTTGGGTAAAAATTAATGTATCTGGTCCTAAAGGTACGCAATTAAAACTAAGACATAGCGAACTAGTCAATGAAGATGGCTCTTTAAAAACTAATACACTTCGTAAAGCTGAAGCTACAGATATATATATCCTAAAAGGCGAAGGTAAAGAAAGCTACGAACCACGATTCACTTACCATGGTTTTAGATATGTGGAAGTAAGCGGATCCCCATTTGTTCCTACAATAGAAAATATAGAAGGACGCTTTATTCATTCGGATGTAGAAAAGGTTGGTGATTTTTACTGTTCAAATGAACTTATAAATAAAATCCATAAAAATATATTGTGGGGACAATTGAGTAACCTACATAGTATTCCCACAGATTGCCCTCAGCGAGACGAAAGATTTGGATGGATGGGAGATGCACAATTATCTGCGGAAGAAGCGATATACAATTTTGATATGAGCCTTTTTTATGAAAATTATCTTCAAGAGATAAAATTATCACAAAAAGAGGATGGCTCAATTTCTGACGTTGTACCCGCCTATATAAAACTTTATCCGGCAGATCCCGCATGGGGAACAGCTTACATAACGATAGCTTGGTACTTGTATAAATACTATAAAAATGAAAAAGTTTTGTCAGATCACTACGAATCTATGAAAAAGTACGTAGAGCTTTTACATAAGAGTAGTGAAAACAATTTGCTAAAAAAATTGGGCAAATTTGGTGATTGGTGCCCTCCAGGAGCTATATCTCCTAAAAAGACCACTGTAGAGTTTACTTCAACATGGTACTACTACAATGACGTTTACCTCTTTTCAAAAATTGCTGAGGTTTTAGGAAAAGAAAAAGATGCTCAACATTACTTTGAATTATCTAAAAACATTAAAAAATCTTTTAATGACTACTTTCTTAAAGATTATGGTTACGAAAGTAGAATGTTTGGACCGGTAGATCGATTAATTTCTCAAACATCTCAAATTCTTCCTTTATACTATAACATGGTTCCGAATGATAAAAAAGAATTTATTTTAGAGAAATTGATAAACAATATTGTAGAGCATCAGGATTCTCACCTAGATACAGGAATAGTGGGAACAAGGTATTTATTCGATGTACTGAGTGAGAATGGATACTCAGACCTCGCATTTAGAATAGCAACTCAAGAAAGCTATCCCAGCTGGGGATACATGATTAAAGAAGGCGCAACAACCGTTTGGGAGAGGTGGGAAAAGTTAGAAGCTGGAGGAATGAACTCACAAAATCATATTATGTTAGGTTCTGTAGATACCTTTTTTTACAAATATTTGGCTGGAATATCTTTAGAAAAAGATGGCTGGAAAAAAGCTAGAATCAAACCACATTTAGTTGGAGAAGAAAAATTTGCCTCAGCTAAAATTAAAACAATAATAGGCGAATTTCAGGTTTCATGGGAAAAGGGAGAAAATTTATTTAAACTCTCAGTAGTAATACCTTTTGGAACGGAAGCTGATTTATTTATCCCCAAATTATGGAATGAATTTAACTTGAAAGAAGAAAGAGAATTATTGTTTGACAACGAACAAATTAAAGATTTTAAAGAAAGAAATAATATTAAACTAAAAGAGTATAATGAAGAAAATGTAATCTTAAATTTAGGTAGTGGTCAATATTACTTTGAATTAGAAAAGAAATAA
- the aglA gene encoding alpha-glucosidase AglA, whose product MTAIKLGIIGAGSAAFSLRLVTDLCKTKGLSGSLVSLMDIDKDRLNAVHMLAKKFAEEFGADLRFETTTNIEDAIKDSSFVVNTALVGGHSYFEQVRKISEKYGYYRGIDSQEFNMVSDYYTISNFNQLKFMHDVAKAIERISPKAWLLQAANPVFELTNLITRTVPINMVGICHGHHGVDHIIEKLGLDAEKVEWQVAGVNHGIWLTKFMYEGKDAYPLIDELLEKEVKNFKPTNPFDDQLSPVAKDMYEFYGKMPIGDTVRNGSWKYHYNLETKKKWFGEPWGGVDSELGWKWYQDRQAEIALAMQKVAKYFQENKNAKLLSKDSLNEIISQTKNDVKEEFTKEIYSLLDPQKKSGEQHILLANALLNDEKVDLVLNLPNNGTIPGIPDDVAVEIPVYADKDGIHRYKIDPPFPERIKKMYLYPRIMRMEWALEAFLTGDKKVLEEFLIRDPRTKSYDQVVKVIDEILALPGNEEMRKHYSKK is encoded by the coding sequence ATGACAGCTATCAAGTTAGGAATTATTGGAGCAGGAAGTGCTGCATTTTCTTTGAGATTGGTTACTGACCTTTGTAAAACAAAGGGATTATCAGGAAGCCTAGTATCCTTAATGGATATAGACAAAGACAGATTGAATGCAGTACATATGCTTGCTAAAAAATTTGCAGAAGAGTTCGGAGCAGATTTGAGATTTGAAACTACAACAAACATCGAAGATGCAATAAAAGACTCAAGTTTTGTTGTAAATACAGCCCTTGTTGGAGGACACAGTTACTTTGAACAAGTAAGAAAAATTTCAGAAAAATACGGATATTACAGAGGAATAGACTCACAAGAATTCAACATGGTTTCAGATTATTACACAATAAGTAATTTCAACCAATTAAAGTTCATGCACGATGTTGCAAAAGCTATTGAAAGGATATCTCCTAAGGCATGGCTTTTGCAGGCGGCAAACCCTGTCTTCGAATTAACTAATTTAATAACAAGAACGGTCCCCATAAACATGGTTGGAATATGCCATGGACATCATGGAGTAGACCATATAATTGAAAAATTAGGTTTAGATGCGGAAAAAGTCGAATGGCAAGTAGCAGGTGTAAACCATGGAATATGGTTAACAAAATTCATGTACGAAGGAAAAGATGCCTATCCACTCATTGATGAACTATTAGAAAAAGAGGTTAAAAATTTCAAACCCACCAATCCATTCGACGATCAACTCTCTCCCGTTGCAAAAGATATGTATGAATTCTATGGAAAAATGCCCATTGGAGACACAGTCAGGAACGGAAGTTGGAAATACCATTACAACCTTGAAACAAAGAAAAAATGGTTTGGAGAGCCATGGGGAGGCGTTGATTCAGAATTAGGATGGAAATGGTATCAAGACAGACAAGCAGAGATTGCATTAGCAATGCAAAAAGTTGCCAAATATTTCCAAGAGAATAAAAACGCCAAATTACTTTCAAAAGATTCACTCAACGAGATAATCTCTCAAACCAAAAACGATGTAAAAGAAGAATTCACAAAAGAAATATACAGCTTGTTAGATCCGCAAAAGAAAAGCGGTGAACAACATATATTGTTAGCAAATGCCTTATTAAACGATGAAAAAGTAGATCTTGTTCTCAATTTACCGAATAATGGTACTATACCTGGCATTCCAGACGATGTAGCCGTCGAAATTCCTGTGTATGCAGACAAAGATGGAATCCATCGTTACAAAATAGATCCGCCATTTCCAGAAAGAATTAAAAAGATGTACTTATACCCAAGAATTATGAGGATGGAATGGGCATTAGAAGCATTCCTAACTGGAGATAAAAAAGTACTCGAAGAATTCTTGATCAGAGATCCACGTACAAAATCTTACGACCAGGTAGTAAAAGTTATCGATGAAATTCTTGCATTGCCAGGTAACGAAGAAATGAGGAAGCACTACAGCAAAAAATAG
- a CDS encoding class II aldolase/adducin family protein, producing MLEDQLKKEVAEFAKLVWDRKLTDGTGGNMSIKYGDKIYITPTSTIKHFLTEKDIITIDKNGNKIDGLKEPSSERKMHIKIYEKANDVNAIIHAHSIYATSFAITFEKLPINALPESSLVLDPITYIPYQMPGTQEFADAFNEGLEKGSRVFVLQNHGVTVAGKDMSEAYVKLETLEFLAQVSFISKLYSNVNEIPEEKITAFKEFFRRNKEEQ from the coding sequence ATGTTAGAAGACCAATTAAAAAAAGAAGTTGCAGAATTTGCAAAATTAGTATGGGACAGAAAACTGACGGATGGAACGGGCGGAAATATGAGTATAAAATATGGAGACAAAATATATATCACTCCAACATCAACTATAAAACACTTTTTAACAGAGAAAGATATCATCACCATAGATAAAAACGGGAACAAAATCGACGGACTTAAAGAACCTTCTTCAGAAAGAAAAATGCATATAAAAATATACGAAAAAGCAAATGATGTAAACGCAATTATTCATGCTCACTCAATATACGCTACCTCTTTTGCAATTACTTTTGAGAAATTACCAATAAACGCTCTTCCAGAATCTTCTTTAGTATTGGATCCGATAACCTATATACCATATCAAATGCCTGGAACCCAGGAATTTGCAGATGCTTTTAATGAAGGTTTAGAAAAAGGATCTCGTGTATTCGTTCTCCAAAACCATGGTGTTACCGTTGCAGGAAAAGACATGAGTGAAGCCTATGTAAAACTGGAAACTTTAGAATTCCTTGCTCAAGTTTCATTCATTTCAAAACTTTATTCTAATGTGAATGAAATACCAGAAGAAAAAATAACTGCATTCAAAGAATTTTTCAGAAGAAACAAGGAGGAACAATGA
- the larA gene encoding nickel-dependent lactate racemase, translating into MKVKIPYGKEKKILDLDKHLNVSLLKKREFRGLGDAFDIEMIKSLGLPFGTPSLTTIAKRKKNCCIVISDTTRPVPNSLILPYIIFDLRFAGIKKENITILIANGSHEPVPESMFEELVGKEVLDENIKIINHDAYDDTQLKKIGETSSGCPAIVNKKYLEADLKICTGLIEPHFMAGYSGGRKSICPGIVGIETLKVFHGVKAMGDPNSKSCQLENNPVDKMAREVAMMAGCDFIVNVSLNAKKEVTGIYAGDIFQAHEVGCRMVAYDSIVKIEEPVDIVITSNAGYPLDQNFYQTVKGLVEASEILKPDGVIIMASKCEKGIGKKEFKELLLEVKEKGIKEFLKSHDSPETFKSDQWEVQKLTQVLEKTKNIFMLSSLDEEEYKYTFSTKINSLEEGLKNALKLKGHGAKIAVIPQGPYVVGKIKN; encoded by the coding sequence ATGAAAGTTAAAATTCCCTACGGTAAAGAAAAAAAGATCTTAGATTTAGATAAACATTTAAATGTTTCTTTATTAAAAAAGCGGGAATTTAGAGGCTTAGGGGATGCTTTTGACATTGAGATGATAAAATCGTTAGGTCTTCCTTTTGGCACCCCTTCTCTTACAACCATAGCTAAGAGGAAAAAGAACTGCTGTATAGTTATTTCTGACACCACAAGGCCCGTGCCAAATTCTCTTATTTTGCCCTATATAATCTTTGATTTGAGGTTTGCTGGCATTAAAAAGGAGAATATAACAATCTTAATCGCAAATGGTTCACATGAACCAGTCCCAGAAAGTATGTTTGAAGAATTAGTTGGTAAAGAAGTTTTGGATGAAAATATAAAAATAATTAATCACGACGCTTACGATGATACTCAATTGAAGAAGATTGGAGAAACTTCTTCTGGTTGTCCTGCCATTGTGAATAAAAAATATTTAGAAGCGGACTTAAAAATCTGTACAGGTTTAATAGAGCCTCATTTTATGGCAGGATATTCAGGGGGAAGAAAATCAATCTGCCCAGGAATAGTTGGCATTGAAACCTTGAAAGTATTTCATGGCGTTAAGGCGATGGGAGATCCAAATTCAAAAAGTTGTCAGTTAGAAAATAACCCTGTTGATAAGATGGCTAGAGAAGTAGCTATGATGGCTGGTTGTGATTTCATAGTAAATGTTTCTTTAAACGCCAAAAAAGAAGTGACCGGGATTTATGCAGGTGATATCTTTCAAGCTCACGAAGTAGGTTGTAGAATGGTAGCATATGATTCAATAGTGAAAATAGAGGAACCTGTGGATATAGTGATAACATCAAATGCTGGGTACCCTTTAGACCAAAACTTTTATCAAACCGTTAAAGGCTTGGTAGAAGCTTCAGAGATTCTAAAACCTGATGGAGTTATAATAATGGCTTCTAAATGCGAAAAAGGTATCGGGAAAAAAGAGTTTAAAGAATTGCTTTTAGAAGTAAAAGAAAAAGGAATAAAAGAATTTTTAAAAAGCCATGATTCTCCTGAAACTTTCAAAAGTGATCAATGGGAGGTACAAAAGTTAACTCAAGTATTAGAAAAAACAAAAAACATTTTCATGTTGTCATCGTTGGATGAGGAAGAGTACAAGTATACTTTTTCAACTAAAATCAACAGTTTAGAAGAAGGATTAAAAAACGCTTTAAAATTAAAAGGGCACGGCGCCAAGATAGCGGTAATTCCTCAAGGACCTTATGTTGTTGGAAAGATAAAAAATTGA